The following proteins are co-located in the Streptomyces sp. NBC_01198 genome:
- a CDS encoding DUF2304 domain-containing protein, giving the protein MHLSVVTSLTGLALLACILELLRRHQLREKYAALWLAVGSAVVPLGLFPQMLDSLARGLGIVSGASLVLFAGIVLLLLVCLHLSWESSRLEEETRTLAEEIALIRTALEEQHRPPTVAARRTEGGAG; this is encoded by the coding sequence GTGCACCTGTCCGTGGTCACCTCGCTCACCGGACTGGCCCTGCTGGCCTGCATCCTGGAGCTGCTGCGCCGGCACCAGCTGCGGGAGAAGTACGCGGCGCTGTGGCTCGCGGTGGGCTCCGCGGTGGTACCACTGGGGCTCTTCCCGCAGATGCTCGACTCGCTGGCGCGCGGCCTCGGCATCGTGTCCGGCGCCAGCCTGGTGCTCTTCGCCGGGATCGTCCTGCTGTTGCTGGTGTGCCTGCACCTGAGCTGGGAGTCCAGCCGGCTGGAGGAGGAGACCCGGACGCTGGCCGAGGAGATCGCGCTGATCAGGACCGCGCTGGAGGAGCAGCACCGACCGCCGACGGTGGCCGCCCGCCGCACGGAGGGCGGCGCCGGATGA
- a CDS encoding CDP-glycerol glycerophosphotransferase family protein: MTPRLTVVVPVYNVEQYLEECLRSIAAQTLAELDVVMVDDGSTDTSADIARAFAAGDPRFRLVSQDNGGLGHARNTGARHADPASPYLTFIDSDDVLPPRAYEQLTGLLDRSGSDFATGNVYRLTTAGRSQAWQHRGMTRTVSRTHITRDLGLLSDRVAWNKVFRRTFWDKHDLAFPEGVLYEDTPLTIPAHFLADAVDVLHEHVYYWRIREGSITRRRTDVRGVRDRIAAVDGVSRFLAEPANTRWSRHKRDYDRSVLTDDLLYFIEALPMAGPEYHQVFMDRVGDYLSRVDPTLYPGLPVELRLRWELIREGRLDDLLTVLRHERHGGRTVFDLAGLPLRKRAVVVGVDGSPVRLSRAATAAGATDLPVVARLRDLEWRDGKLVLKGFAYIRNVDARTRRSSLKTAVATCGRRRLLLPVRTVKVADVTDEQTQERHCYDWSGFEITIDPARLRTDGGWKAAQWRLGIVVAGGSAVRPAALRAAEAGAGSSPVPFALDDDTRLVPWYKDGRLHLSVEPVTRRLTAHRPSGDGLLRLDLAVRDRTLPVAARLTQQTTGAAFDYPLAAGAACDGWTALSADVVLADLGGARPPMTGLPKEVAPETTATWTAEVVFPDGGKARVSLDRDLPAGRYALPPDERLAAPAARELSVEGTAAGNLVLRDRTPQAVADRVSFTPDGRLLVAGLLPEQAAAPGAGVRLMLRHGTYAAETGAEAVTDGEPGRFSASVDVGALPHAGRWYLHLRAAGADSPVRVAPSAMPGLPLELAVSDGERPVRLDRRFHDHLFVAAGSAVPAADRGPYRQRLLRERRYPVLARRQLTDTVLYSSFDARRCDDSPRAVHDELVRRGAALDHVWVVADRTTPVPAAARSVVLGSHGWYEALARSRHIVTNSHLPAFFRRRDEQHVVQTWHGTPVKRFGQELAGTLCADLTHMWPQPLLGGQWTVLLSPNAQSTPVLRRALAFAGEVAETGLPRTDPLSGEDRDKAAADVRDRLDLPPGRTVVLYAPTVRDDEAYDAGHQRLHLAADLAALEAELGDTHVLLVRAHPLVADTVPAAGGFVRDVTGHPDLAELLLAADVLVTDYASLLADFAVTGRPVLLYTPDLTHMRDTLRGFTYDFEAQAPGPLLSTTPELIAALRDPAAAVAPHGAAYDAFRAAFCHLDDGRAASRVADLILRGPRI; encoded by the coding sequence ATGACGCCCCGCCTGACCGTCGTCGTCCCCGTCTACAACGTCGAGCAGTACCTGGAGGAGTGCCTGCGGTCGATCGCCGCGCAGACGCTGGCAGAGCTTGATGTGGTGATGGTGGACGACGGCTCGACGGATACCAGTGCGGACATCGCGCGGGCGTTCGCCGCCGGCGACCCGCGCTTCCGGCTGGTCTCCCAGGACAACGGCGGCCTCGGCCACGCCCGCAACACCGGGGCGCGCCACGCCGATCCGGCGTCGCCGTACCTGACCTTCATCGACAGCGACGACGTGCTGCCGCCGCGCGCGTACGAGCAGCTGACCGGGCTGCTCGACCGGTCGGGGTCGGACTTCGCCACCGGGAACGTCTACCGGCTGACGACCGCCGGCCGCAGCCAGGCCTGGCAGCACCGGGGGATGACGAGGACGGTCAGCCGCACCCACATCACCCGCGACCTGGGCCTGCTGTCCGACCGGGTGGCCTGGAACAAGGTCTTCCGCCGCACCTTCTGGGACAAGCACGACCTCGCCTTCCCCGAGGGCGTGCTGTACGAGGACACCCCGCTGACCATCCCGGCGCACTTCCTGGCCGACGCCGTCGACGTGCTGCACGAGCACGTGTACTACTGGCGCATCAGGGAGGGCTCGATCACCCGCCGGCGCACCGACGTCCGGGGCGTGCGGGACCGGATCGCGGCCGTGGACGGGGTCTCGCGGTTCCTCGCGGAACCGGCCAACACCCGCTGGAGCAGGCACAAGCGCGACTACGACCGGTCGGTGCTCACCGACGACCTGCTCTACTTCATCGAGGCGCTGCCGATGGCGGGCCCCGAATACCACCAGGTCTTCATGGACCGCGTCGGCGACTACCTCAGCCGCGTCGACCCCACGCTCTACCCGGGGCTGCCGGTGGAGCTGCGGCTGCGCTGGGAGCTGATCCGAGAGGGCAGGCTCGACGACCTGCTGACCGTGCTGCGCCACGAACGGCACGGCGGCCGTACCGTCTTCGACCTGGCCGGGCTGCCGCTGCGCAAGCGGGCCGTCGTCGTCGGCGTCGACGGCTCGCCGGTGAGGCTGTCCCGGGCGGCGACCGCGGCCGGCGCCACCGACCTGCCGGTGGTCGCCCGGCTGCGGGACCTGGAGTGGCGGGACGGCAAGCTGGTGCTCAAGGGCTTCGCCTACATCCGCAACGTCGACGCCCGCACCCGGCGCTCCTCGCTGAAGACCGCGGTCGCCACCTGCGGGCGGCGCAGGCTGCTGCTGCCGGTGCGCACGGTGAAGGTCGCCGACGTCACCGACGAGCAGACGCAGGAACGCCACTGCTACGACTGGTCCGGTTTCGAGATCACCATCGACCCGGCCCGGCTGCGTACCGACGGCGGCTGGAAGGCGGCGCAGTGGCGGCTGGGCATCGTGGTGGCGGGCGGCTCCGCGGTCCGCCCGGCCGCGCTGCGGGCCGCCGAGGCCGGCGCCGGATCCTCGCCGGTGCCCTTCGCGCTGGACGACGACACCCGGCTGGTGCCCTGGTACAAGGACGGCCGGCTGCACCTGTCGGTCGAGCCGGTCACCCGCCGCCTCACCGCCCACCGGCCGTCCGGCGACGGCCTGCTGCGCCTGGACCTCGCGGTCCGCGACCGTACGCTGCCGGTCGCCGCCCGGCTCACCCAGCAGACGACGGGCGCCGCCTTCGACTACCCGCTCGCCGCGGGGGCCGCCTGCGACGGCTGGACGGCGCTGAGCGCCGACGTCGTGCTCGCCGACCTCGGCGGGGCGCGGCCGCCGATGACCGGGCTGCCCAAGGAGGTCGCCCCCGAGACGACCGCGACCTGGACGGCCGAGGTCGTCTTCCCCGACGGCGGCAAGGCCCGGGTCAGCCTGGACCGCGACCTGCCGGCCGGCCGCTACGCGCTGCCGCCCGACGAGCGGCTCGCCGCCCCCGCCGCCCGCGAACTGTCCGTCGAGGGCACAGCGGCGGGCAACCTGGTGCTCCGCGACCGCACCCCGCAGGCCGTCGCCGACCGGGTGTCCTTCACCCCGGACGGCCGCCTACTCGTCGCCGGCCTGCTCCCCGAGCAGGCCGCAGCACCCGGCGCGGGCGTGCGGCTGATGCTGCGGCACGGCACCTACGCCGCCGAGACCGGGGCCGAGGCCGTCACCGACGGGGAGCCAGGCCGGTTCTCCGCGTCCGTCGACGTCGGGGCGCTGCCGCACGCCGGGCGGTGGTATCTGCATCTGCGGGCCGCGGGGGCCGACTCGCCCGTGCGGGTCGCGCCGAGCGCGATGCCCGGGCTGCCGCTCGAGCTCGCGGTGAGCGACGGGGAGCGGCCGGTGCGGCTTGACCGCCGCTTCCACGACCACCTGTTCGTGGCCGCCGGCTCCGCCGTCCCCGCCGCGGACCGCGGGCCGTACCGGCAGCGGCTGCTGCGCGAGCGGCGCTACCCGGTGCTGGCCCGCCGCCAGCTCACCGACACCGTCCTCTACAGCAGCTTCGACGCCCGCCGCTGCGACGACTCGCCGCGCGCCGTGCACGACGAACTGGTGCGGCGCGGGGCCGCGCTCGACCACGTGTGGGTGGTCGCCGACCGGACGACGCCGGTGCCGGCCGCCGCGCGGTCCGTGGTGCTGGGCAGCCACGGCTGGTACGAGGCGCTGGCCCGCAGCCGGCACATCGTCACCAACTCGCACCTGCCGGCCTTCTTCCGCCGCCGGGACGAGCAGCACGTGGTGCAGACCTGGCACGGCACCCCGGTCAAGCGCTTCGGCCAGGAGCTGGCGGGCACCCTGTGCGCCGACCTCACCCACATGTGGCCGCAGCCGCTGCTCGGCGGCCAGTGGACCGTCCTGCTGTCGCCCAACGCGCAGAGCACCCCGGTGCTGCGCCGCGCCCTGGCCTTCGCCGGCGAGGTCGCCGAGACCGGGCTGCCGCGCACCGACCCGCTCAGCGGCGAGGACCGCGACAAGGCCGCCGCGGACGTACGCGACCGGCTGGACCTGCCACCGGGGCGCACGGTCGTGCTCTACGCGCCGACGGTACGCGACGACGAGGCGTACGACGCCGGCCACCAGCGGCTGCACCTGGCCGCCGACCTCGCCGCGCTGGAGGCGGAACTCGGCGACACCCATGTGCTGCTGGTCCGCGCCCACCCGCTGGTCGCCGACACCGTGCCGGCGGCCGGCGGCTTCGTCCGTGACGTGACCGGCCACCCCGACCTGGCCGAACTGCTGCTCGCCGCCGACGTCCTGGTCACCGACTACGCCTCGCTGCTCGCCGACTTCGCCGTCACCGGCCGCCCGGTCCTGCTGTACACCCCCGACCTCACCCACATGCGCGACACCCTGCGCGGCTTCACCTACGACTTCGAGGCGCAGGCGCCCGGGCCGCTGCTGTCGACCACGCCGGAGCTGATCGCCGCGCTGCGCGACCCGGCCGCCGCGGTCGCCCCGCACGGCGCGGCCTACGACGCCTTCCGCGCGGCCTTCTGCCATCTGGACGACGGGCGCGCCGCCTCCCGCGTGGCAGACCTGATTCTGCGCGGACCGCGCATCTGA
- a CDS encoding bifunctional glycosyltransferase/CDP-glycerol:glycerophosphate glycerophosphotransferase, with the protein MPRFSVVVPAHRAQGFLRSCLESVLDQSGGDVEVVAVDDASPDACGAIIADLAAADPRVVPVRLDRTCGTGPARDAGAARATGDYLLFLDADDLMAPGTLAALDTRLGRTGDPDVLLYDHERFTVWENVQESGDGDFLAAAGERVFTAADLPDCLACYPAAWNRAIRREFWTSGGFAFGDAPYADVAVATRVLTAAPRIACLDRVCVRWRKRRSGSLTTTRGAHHLAVLDRYGEIMADKGLPGAAGRAALYGQMAALLMAVGEDRLNPEAAPDFVRRAGRLLTDHRPAGWIAPEPKEARWVRAAGTGSYGRYRAALGTRSLAMRIAKKLRARKNGLARALYQSYYRLRLRRPVDPDLVVYAAYWNRGVSCNPAAIYRKAVEIAPHLHGVWVVNKRDRDALPPGVDHVVVNSRRYWDVLARAGFLVNNANFTGQVTKRPEQRYVQTHHGTPLKHMGMDLRARPAVGKGMSFGRLLDHADQWDYSLVSNQHSAEVFDRVYPSGYRTLPTGYPRNDVFYTSGPDDVRRARRALGLADGTTAILYAPTHRDYQREFVLPLDLERLARELGPGYTLLVRAHYFYGQSPQFEALHPAGAVVDVSAHPSVEELCLASDALVTDFSSLMFDYANLDRPIVVHAADWAAYQAARGVYFDLLSGRPGETPGVVAQDEASLAAAFRGGAWHGPEAEALRGAFRTRFCSYDDGLAAERVVRRVFLHEEPLLPYRPLSDRHPAPAPSALTAAVPAVPAP; encoded by the coding sequence ATGCCCCGTTTCAGCGTCGTCGTCCCCGCCCACCGCGCGCAGGGTTTCCTGCGCAGCTGCCTGGAGTCCGTACTCGACCAATCCGGCGGTGACGTCGAGGTGGTCGCGGTGGACGACGCCTCACCCGACGCGTGCGGCGCGATCATCGCCGACCTGGCCGCCGCCGACCCCCGCGTCGTGCCGGTGCGCCTGGACCGCACCTGCGGCACCGGGCCGGCCAGGGACGCGGGGGCCGCCCGCGCCACCGGCGACTACCTGCTCTTCCTGGACGCCGACGACCTCATGGCGCCCGGCACGCTGGCCGCCCTGGACACCCGGCTCGGCCGCACCGGCGACCCCGACGTGCTGCTCTACGACCACGAGCGCTTCACCGTGTGGGAGAACGTCCAGGAGAGCGGCGACGGCGACTTCCTGGCCGCCGCGGGAGAGCGCGTCTTCACCGCCGCCGACCTCCCCGACTGCCTGGCCTGCTACCCGGCCGCCTGGAACCGCGCGATCCGCCGGGAGTTCTGGACCTCAGGCGGCTTCGCCTTCGGTGACGCCCCCTACGCCGACGTCGCCGTCGCCACCCGGGTGCTCACCGCGGCCCCGCGCATCGCGTGCCTGGACCGGGTGTGCGTGCGCTGGCGCAAGCGCCGCTCCGGCAGCCTCACCACCACCCGCGGCGCCCACCACCTGGCCGTGCTCGACCGCTACGGCGAGATCATGGCCGACAAGGGCCTGCCGGGCGCGGCCGGAAGGGCCGCACTGTACGGGCAGATGGCCGCGCTGCTGATGGCGGTCGGCGAGGACCGGCTGAACCCGGAGGCCGCACCGGACTTCGTCCGCCGGGCGGGCCGGCTGCTCACCGACCACCGCCCGGCCGGCTGGATCGCGCCGGAACCCAAGGAGGCCCGCTGGGTCAGGGCCGCGGGCACCGGCTCCTACGGCCGCTACCGCGCGGCCCTGGGCACCCGCTCGCTCGCCATGCGGATCGCCAAGAAGCTCAGGGCCCGCAAGAACGGTCTGGCCCGCGCCCTCTACCAGAGCTACTACCGGCTGCGGCTGCGCCGTCCCGTCGACCCCGACCTGGTCGTCTACGCCGCCTACTGGAACCGCGGGGTCTCCTGCAACCCGGCGGCGATCTACCGCAAGGCCGTGGAGATCGCCCCGCACCTGCACGGCGTCTGGGTCGTCAACAAGCGCGACCGGGACGCGCTGCCGCCGGGCGTCGACCATGTCGTCGTCAACTCGCGCCGCTACTGGGACGTCCTGGCCAGGGCCGGTTTCCTGGTCAACAACGCGAACTTCACCGGGCAGGTCACCAAGCGGCCCGAGCAGAGGTACGTGCAGACCCATCACGGCACGCCGCTCAAGCACATGGGCATGGACCTGCGAGCCAGGCCCGCGGTCGGCAAGGGGATGAGCTTCGGCCGGCTGCTCGACCACGCCGACCAGTGGGACTACTCGCTGGTCTCCAACCAGCACTCCGCCGAGGTCTTCGACCGGGTCTACCCCAGCGGCTACCGCACGCTGCCCACCGGCTACCCGCGCAACGACGTCTTCTACACCTCGGGCCCCGACGACGTCCGCCGCGCCCGGCGGGCACTCGGCCTCGCCGACGGCACGACGGCGATCCTCTACGCGCCCACCCACCGCGACTACCAGCGGGAGTTCGTCCTCCCGCTGGACCTGGAACGTCTCGCCCGCGAGCTCGGGCCCGGCTACACGCTGCTGGTGCGGGCGCACTACTTCTACGGGCAGAGCCCGCAGTTCGAAGCGCTGCATCCGGCCGGGGCGGTGGTGGACGTCTCCGCGCACCCGAGCGTGGAGGAGCTGTGCCTGGCCTCGGACGCGCTGGTCACCGACTTCTCGTCGCTGATGTTCGACTACGCCAACCTCGACCGGCCGATCGTCGTGCACGCGGCGGACTGGGCGGCCTACCAGGCGGCCCGGGGCGTCTACTTCGACCTGCTGTCCGGGCGGCCCGGCGAGACGCCGGGCGTGGTGGCCCAGGACGAGGCCTCGCTGGCCGCGGCCTTCCGCGGCGGGGCGTGGCACGGCCCGGAAGCGGAGGCGCTGCGCGGTGCCTTCCGCACGAGGTTCTGCTCCTACGACGACGGGCTGGCGGCCGAGCGGGTCGTCCGCCGCGTCTTCCTCCACGAGGAGCCGCTGCTCCCCTACCGCCCCCTCTCCGACCGGCACCCGGCCCCCGCCCCCTCGGCCCTGACGGCCGCCGTCCCCGCGGTCCCGGCGCCCTGA
- a CDS encoding bifunctional glycosyltransferase/CDP-glycerol:glycerophosphate glycerophosphotransferase, translated as MPRFSVIVPVYHVQAYLHACLDSVLDQSFGDFELIVVDDCSPDGSGEIADAYAARDRRVSVLHLAENVGLGRARNAGLARATGDYVLFLDSDDTYAPGALQAIAARIDRTGRPDLLIFDYDRTYWNGEAERNQFSGLLAQTDPQVFSLDERPSLLRLIMVAWNKAYRRDFLARVGVTFPAGYYEDTPWTYPVLMAAGTIALLDQVCVHYRQRRKRGILHTTSRRHFEIFKQYDLLFAFLDSRPDLDRWRTVLFRRMLDHLTTVFNLPDRLPRSSRPEYFRRCRAQYRRLRPAGFRFALGRRSGVRYLLVALGARRTFQALGGLHRLRLRTVRRARVAAGRLRTTALHAYYLAQRRRPLDPDLAVFSAYWDRGYVCNPAAVEGALRDLAPHMRTAWVTTEQYAHTLPPGVTRLQPGSAGYWKAMARASYLVSNVNFHHRYAKRPGQINVQTHHGTPLKHMGVDLLQHPAAAYGMDFERLLRHVDRWDYSVSASRHSSLVWERAYPAAFTCLEYGQPRTDVFHRATPEDVLALRDSLGIPRTATALLYAPTHRDYQSGYLPALDLPRLADELGPGMVLLLRPHYFYPPGEAAGAAHPRIIDVSGHPSAEELCLASDGLITDYSSMMFDYAGLDRPVVLHAADWETYRATRGAYFDITAHPPGPVARTQDELTDILATGSWSGPRSAQLRAAFRARFCPYDDGHAAERVVRRVFLREDGGLPAVVPLPDRRPAASPLHGGPVTDPQLR; from the coding sequence GTGCCCCGCTTCAGCGTCATCGTGCCCGTTTACCACGTGCAGGCGTATCTGCACGCCTGTCTGGACTCCGTGCTCGACCAGTCCTTCGGCGACTTCGAACTGATCGTGGTGGACGACTGCTCGCCGGACGGCAGCGGTGAGATCGCCGACGCCTACGCGGCCCGCGACCGCCGGGTCAGCGTCCTGCACCTCGCCGAGAACGTCGGCCTGGGCCGGGCCCGCAACGCCGGTCTCGCCCGGGCCACCGGCGACTACGTGCTCTTCCTGGACAGCGACGACACCTACGCCCCCGGCGCGCTGCAGGCCATCGCGGCCAGGATCGACCGCACGGGCCGCCCCGACCTGCTGATCTTCGACTACGACCGGACGTACTGGAACGGCGAGGCGGAGCGCAACCAGTTCAGCGGGCTGCTCGCCCAGACCGACCCGCAGGTCTTCTCCCTCGACGAGCGCCCCAGCCTGCTGCGGCTGATCATGGTCGCCTGGAACAAGGCCTACCGGCGGGACTTCCTCGCCAGGGTCGGGGTGACCTTCCCGGCCGGCTACTACGAGGACACCCCGTGGACGTACCCGGTGCTGATGGCCGCAGGGACCATCGCGCTGCTCGACCAGGTGTGCGTGCACTACCGGCAGCGCCGCAAGCGGGGCATCCTGCACACCACCAGCCGCCGGCACTTCGAGATCTTCAAGCAGTACGACCTGCTCTTCGCCTTCCTCGACAGCCGCCCCGACCTGGACCGCTGGCGCACCGTCCTCTTCCGCCGGATGCTCGACCACCTCACCACGGTCTTCAACCTGCCCGACCGGCTGCCCCGCTCCTCCCGCCCTGAATACTTCCGCCGCTGCCGCGCGCAGTACCGCAGGCTGCGGCCCGCGGGCTTCCGCTTCGCGCTCGGCCGGCGCAGCGGGGTGCGCTACCTGCTGGTCGCGCTCGGCGCCCGGCGGACCTTCCAGGCCCTCGGCGGCCTGCACCGGCTGCGGCTGCGTACGGTACGCAGAGCCAGGGTCGCGGCCGGGCGGCTGCGGACAACGGCGCTGCACGCGTACTACCTCGCGCAGCGGCGCCGGCCGCTCGACCCCGACCTGGCGGTCTTCTCCGCCTACTGGGACCGCGGCTACGTCTGCAACCCGGCCGCCGTCGAGGGCGCGCTGCGCGACCTCGCCCCGCACATGCGGACCGCCTGGGTCACCACCGAGCAGTACGCGCACACCCTGCCGCCCGGGGTGACCCGGCTGCAACCGGGCTCGGCCGGCTACTGGAAGGCCATGGCCCGCGCGTCCTACCTGGTCAGCAACGTCAACTTCCACCACCGCTACGCCAAGCGGCCCGGCCAGATCAACGTCCAGACCCACCACGGCACCCCGCTCAAGCACATGGGCGTCGACCTGCTCCAGCACCCGGCCGCCGCGTACGGCATGGACTTCGAACGGCTGCTGCGGCACGTCGACCGCTGGGACTACAGCGTCTCGGCCAGCCGGCACTCCAGCCTGGTCTGGGAACGCGCCTACCCGGCGGCCTTCACCTGCCTGGAATACGGCCAGCCGCGCACCGACGTCTTCCACCGGGCCACCCCCGAGGACGTGCTCGCGCTGCGCGACAGCCTCGGCATCCCCCGCACCGCGACGGCGCTCCTCTACGCCCCCACCCACCGCGACTACCAGAGCGGATACCTTCCGGCGCTGGACCTGCCGCGACTCGCGGACGAGCTGGGCCCCGGGATGGTGCTGCTGCTGCGCCCGCACTACTTCTACCCGCCCGGCGAGGCGGCCGGCGCCGCCCACCCGCGCATCATCGACGTCTCCGGGCACCCCTCGGCGGAGGAGCTGTGCCTGGCCTCCGACGGGCTCATCACCGACTACTCGTCGATGATGTTCGACTACGCCGGGCTGGACCGGCCCGTCGTGCTGCACGCGGCGGACTGGGAGACCTACCGGGCCACCCGCGGCGCCTACTTCGACATCACCGCGCACCCGCCGGGGCCCGTCGCCCGCACCCAGGACGAGCTGACCGACATCCTCGCGACCGGCTCCTGGTCAGGGCCGCGCTCGGCCCAGCTCCGGGCGGCCTTCCGGGCGAGATTCTGCCCCTACGACGACGGGCACGCGGCCGAGCGGGTGGTCCGGCGCGTCTTCCTGCGGGAGGACGGCGGGCTGCCGGCCGTCGTCCCCCTTCCCGACCGCCGTCCGGCCGCGTCCCCGCTGCACGGCGGCCCGGTGACGGACCCCCAGCTGCGCTGA
- a CDS encoding class I SAM-dependent methyltransferase produces MTLTPTATDPAGEELPAPTSLAEVKGWFFPVDQVLFDWFLTRQDELTEPGDLLEIGAYMGKSAIFMGSYLRDGETFTVCDLFDSPAEDDANSAEMRYSYSTLTRRSFESNYLSFHDELPQVIQGLSSLVRDRVQAASCRFAHIDGSHLYEHVRGDIEDTKALLHPHGIVALDDYRSEHCPGVAAAVWEAVATGGLSPVCVTGTKLYGTWGDPAPVREQLLEFLAGREDLWHGVEAVAGSVLVRVRGISTEPPAQPVSRHHVEEPPPVEEVPQVVLVEQPAPAPRRRSATRRLVLNVLPPFVSKGFVRLRGALRHQA; encoded by the coding sequence ATGACGCTCACCCCCACCGCCACCGATCCGGCCGGCGAGGAGCTTCCCGCGCCCACCTCGCTCGCCGAGGTCAAGGGCTGGTTCTTCCCCGTCGACCAGGTGCTCTTCGACTGGTTCCTGACCCGCCAGGACGAGCTGACCGAGCCGGGGGACCTGCTGGAGATCGGCGCGTACATGGGCAAGAGCGCGATCTTCATGGGCAGCTACCTGCGGGACGGCGAGACGTTCACGGTCTGCGACCTGTTCGATTCACCGGCCGAGGACGACGCGAACTCCGCGGAGATGAGGTATTCCTACTCGACGCTCACCCGTCGCTCGTTCGAGTCGAATTACCTGTCCTTCCACGACGAGCTGCCGCAGGTGATCCAGGGCCTGTCATCCCTCGTGCGGGACCGGGTGCAGGCCGCCAGCTGCCGCTTCGCGCACATCGACGGCTCGCACCTCTACGAGCACGTACGCGGCGACATCGAGGACACCAAGGCGCTGCTGCACCCGCACGGCATCGTCGCGCTCGACGACTACCGCTCCGAGCACTGCCCCGGGGTGGCCGCCGCGGTGTGGGAGGCGGTCGCCACGGGCGGGCTCAGCCCGGTGTGCGTGACCGGCACGAAGCTCTACGGCACCTGGGGCGATCCGGCGCCGGTGCGCGAGCAGCTGCTGGAGTTCCTGGCCGGGCGGGAGGACCTGTGGCACGGCGTGGAGGCGGTCGCGGGCAGCGTGCTGGTGCGGGTCAGGGGCATCAGCACCGAGCCGCCGGCCCAGCCGGTCTCCCGGCACCACGTCGAGGAGCCGCCGCCGGTGGAGGAGGTCCCGCAGGTCGTCCTGGTGGAGCAACCGGCGCCCGCCCCCCGGCGGCGCTCCGCGACGCGCCGGCTGGTGCTCAACGTGCTGCCGCCGTTCGTGTCCAAAGGCTTCGTAAGGCTTCGCGGCGCACTGCGCCACCAGGCGTAA
- a CDS encoding carbohydrate ABC transporter permease, translating to MSADVTAGSGPAGAAAPAEDSGRPVTVRPKESLGTRLAALAGGGVVRVVLLVVGLFWLLPTVGLLLSSLRTPSDISASGWWKVFTSPSQLTVTNYRTLLDNHAITDSLVNTALITVPATLLVVVIGSLAGYAFAWMDFPGRDWWFIAVVAMLVVPVQVALIPVAKLFGDIGIFGDISGVVLFHTAFGLPFAIFLLRNFFAEIPRELLEAARLDGAGELRLFTRVVMPLGGPAIASLGIFQFLWVWNDMLVALIFADSDSQPVTVALQQQVRQFGNNIDILAPGAFVSMVIPLVVFFAFQRQFVSGVMAGAVK from the coding sequence ATGAGCGCGGATGTGACCGCGGGCTCCGGTCCGGCGGGGGCCGCGGCCCCCGCCGAGGATTCCGGGCGCCCGGTGACCGTACGGCCCAAGGAGAGCCTGGGCACCCGGCTGGCGGCGCTGGCCGGCGGCGGGGTGGTGCGGGTCGTGCTGCTGGTGGTGGGCCTGTTCTGGCTGCTGCCGACGGTGGGGCTGCTGCTGTCGAGCCTGCGGACGCCGTCCGACATCTCGGCGAGCGGCTGGTGGAAGGTCTTCACCTCGCCCTCGCAGCTGACGGTGACCAACTACCGCACGCTGCTGGACAACCACGCCATCACCGACTCGCTGGTGAACACGGCGCTGATCACCGTCCCGGCGACGCTGCTGGTGGTGGTGATCGGCTCGCTGGCCGGTTACGCCTTCGCCTGGATGGACTTCCCCGGCCGCGACTGGTGGTTCATCGCCGTGGTGGCGATGCTGGTGGTGCCGGTGCAGGTGGCGCTGATCCCGGTGGCGAAGCTGTTCGGCGACATCGGGATCTTCGGTGACATCTCCGGGGTGGTGCTCTTCCACACCGCCTTCGGGCTGCCGTTCGCGATCTTCCTGCTGCGGAACTTCTTCGCGGAGATCCCCCGGGAGCTGCTGGAGGCCGCGCGGCTGGACGGCGCGGGCGAGCTGAGGCTGTTCACCCGGGTGGTGATGCCGCTGGGCGGGCCGGCGATCGCGTCGCTGGGCATCTTCCAGTTCCTGTGGGTGTGGAACGACATGCTGGTCGCGCTGATCTTCGCCGACAGCGACTCGCAGCCGGTCACCGTGGCGCTGCAGCAGCAGGTGCGGCAGTTCGGCAACAACATCGACATCCTGGCGCCCGGCGCCTTCGTGTCGATGGTGATCCCGCTGGTGGTCTTCTTCGCCTTCCAGCGGCAGTTCGTGTCCGGCGTGATGGCGGGCGCGGTGAAGTAG